In the Populus trichocarpa isolate Nisqually-1 chromosome 1, P.trichocarpa_v4.1, whole genome shotgun sequence genome, one interval contains:
- the LOC7479328 gene encoding osmotin-like protein OSM34 → MSHLTKFLTSSLLIFSLLFISTNAATFEIRNSCPYTVWAAASPGGGRRLERGQTWNLNVPAGTSMARIWGRTNCNFDGGGKGRCQTGDCTGGLECKGWGVPPNTLAEYALNQFGNLDFYDISLVDGFNIPIEFSPTSGGGKCQALLCTADINGQCPNELRAPGGCNNPCSVFKTNEYCCTNGQGSCGPTKFSRFFKDRCPTSYSYPQDDPTSTFTCPGGTNYRVIFCPRGSPHFPLEMVEEKRAE, encoded by the coding sequence ATGAGCCACTTAACCAAATTTCTCACCTCCTCCCTCCTGATCTTTAGCCTTCTCTTCATCTCTACTAATGCAGCCACCTTTGAAATCCGAAATAGTTGTCCTTACACTGTGTGGGCCGCAGCCTCACCTGGTGGTGGACGCCGTCTAGAACGTGGCCAAACTTGGAATCTTAATGTGCCTGCTGGCACGTCCATGGCTCGTATTTGGGGCCGGACAAATTGTAACTTTGATGGTGGTGGTAAGGGTCGTTGCCAAACTGGGGATTGCACCGGTGGCCTAGAGTGCAAAGGCTGGGGTGTCCCTCCTAACACTCTAGCTGAATATGCATTAAATCAATTTGGTAACttagatttttatgatatatcGCTTGTTGATGGATTTAATATCCCTATAGAATTTAGTCCAACATCAGGCGGTGGGAAGTGTCAAGCGCTTCTTTGCACGGCAGATATTAATGGGCAATGTCCTAATGAATTGAGGGCTCCTGGGGGGTGTAATAACCCATGTTCCGTGTTCAAAACTAACGAATATTGCTGCACTAATGGGCAGGGGAGCTGTGGCCCTACCAAATTTTCAAGGTTTTTTAAGGATAGGTGCCCTACTTCTTATAGCTATCCCCAGGATGACCCTACAAGCACATTTACATGCCCTGGCGGGACCAACTATAGGGTTATCTTTTGCCCTCGGGGGTCTCCTCATTTCCCCTTGGAGATGGTTGAAGAAAAGCGTGCAGAGTAA
- the LOC7478059 gene encoding uncharacterized protein LOC7478059, translating to MALQEQLDRFKKQQEKCQSTLTSIAKSRPSKSSLTQKTVAVAPAPSTSARTPAPAVKFSNDTERLQHINSIRKAPAGAQIKRVIDLLLETRQAFTPEQINDHCYVDMNSNKAVFDSLRNNPKVHYDGKRFSYKSKHDLKDKSQLLVLIRKFPEGIAVIDLKDSYPSVMDDLQALKAVGQIWLLSNFDSQEDIAYPNDPRMVIKVDDDLKQLFRGIELPRDMLDIEKDLQKNGMKPATNTAKRRAAAQVQGISTKQKAKKKKHEISKRTKLTNAHLPELFKNLGS from the exons aTGGCGCTGCAAGAACAATTAGATCGATTCAAGAAGCAGCAAGAGAAGTGTCAGTCTACGCTTACAAGTATTGCGAAATCAAGGCCTTCTAAATCCAGTCTGACTCAAAAAACGGTTGCCGTAGCTCCAGCGCCATCTACCAGTGCGAGGACTCCTGCTCCTGCTGTCAAATTTTCTAATGATACGGAGAGGCTTCAGCATATTAATAGCATTCGAAAAGCCCCTGCCGGGGCTCAAATCAAGCGTGTCATAGACCTGCTTCTAGAG aCAAGGCAAGCCTTTACTCCAGAACAAATAAATGACCACTGTTACGTTGATATGAATTCCAACAAAGCCGTGTTTGACAGTTTGAGGAACAATCCGAAAGTGCACTACGATGGGAAACGCTTCTCTTACAAG TCCAAGCATGATTTGAAGGACAAGAGTCAACTCCTTGTCTTGATACGGAAATTTCCAGAGGGCATTGCTGTCATTGACCTCAAGGATTCATACCCAAGTGTGATGGATGACTTGCAG GCTTTGAAAGCTGTAGGCCAGATTTGGCTGCTATCAAACTTTGATTCGCAGGAGGATATTGCCTACCCAAATGACCCTAGGATGGTCATTAAGGTGGATGATGACCTTAAACAGCTTTTTCGAGGGATTGAGTTGCCTCGCGATATGCTTGACATTGAGAAGGATCTCCAGAAGAATGGGATGAAACCTGCGACCAATACTGCAAAGAGGAGGGCTGCAGCTCAGGTGCAGGGCATTTCCACTAAGCAAAAGgccaagaagaagaagcatgagATCAGCAAGAGAACTAAGCTCACCAATGCACATCTTCCAGAACTTTTTAAAAACCTTGGTTCTTGA